A genomic region of Exiguobacterium sp. Helios contains the following coding sequences:
- a CDS encoding alpha/beta hydrolase has protein sequence MVEQPTGVIVLVYPLQLRARPSEALIRVLEHEYEVLLVDAPRRVSFEEHQQLLKEALREAGKRKLPIHIIACSMGALVVNRLLQEYELPMASLTFISPLFDWHNSKQLGGVKQVFASAFDRFRPDAPLGTLPFGQNNEDAARLGELTYAEYREIEEEIVIHDEERKKLPRVQLACFYAPDDQFADVKLTLEVCRKMGGDQIYLQRLHGFPHFSFERLNTRFAEKLLLFLKLVED, from the coding sequence GTGGTAGAACAACCAACCGGAGTGATCGTTCTTGTATATCCACTCCAATTACGTGCCCGGCCAAGTGAAGCACTGATTCGTGTCTTAGAGCACGAATATGAGGTCCTCTTGGTCGACGCACCCCGTCGTGTATCGTTTGAAGAACATCAACAGTTATTAAAAGAAGCACTACGCGAAGCCGGTAAGCGGAAATTACCGATTCATATCATTGCCTGCAGTATGGGAGCGCTTGTCGTCAACCGACTGCTTCAAGAATATGAGTTGCCGATGGCGAGCCTGACGTTTATCTCGCCGTTATTTGATTGGCACAATTCCAAGCAATTGGGAGGCGTCAAACAAGTCTTCGCGAGTGCCTTCGACCGGTTCCGTCCGGATGCTCCGCTTGGGACATTACCGTTCGGACAAAATAATGAGGATGCTGCTCGTCTCGGTGAACTGACGTACGCTGAATATCGTGAGATTGAAGAAGAAATTGTCATCCATGATGAAGAACGTAAGAAACTGCCGCGGGTCCAACTCGCTTGTTTTTATGCGCCGGACGATCAGTTTGCTGACGTCAAGTTGACGCTTGAGGTATGCCGGAAAATGGGTGGGGACCAGATTTATCTGCAACGTCTGCACGGGTTCCCGCACTTCAGTTTCGAACGCTTGAACACACGGTTTGCTGAAAAGTTGTTGCTGTTCCTGAAATTAGTGGAAGATTAA
- a CDS encoding GNAT family N-acetyltransferase encodes MEIREAVPADAARIHDIALTSWMDTYEEIYSERSKAHFVQEAYPQEEVVRAIRTAEEARGEYFNVGLIDGEIVGFIHAIDVDGTWEIVRLYVLPKYQQNGIGRRLIRELELQGASPIEVYVESRNYKARHFLTSYGFKEISETTEEVFGQVEPVTRLQRIY; translated from the coding sequence GATATTGCGCTCACGTCCTGGATGGACACATATGAGGAAATCTATTCAGAGCGTTCGAAAGCCCATTTCGTACAAGAAGCGTACCCGCAGGAAGAAGTGGTCCGAGCAATCCGGACAGCGGAAGAAGCACGTGGAGAATACTTCAATGTCGGACTGATCGACGGGGAAATCGTCGGTTTTATCCACGCCATCGATGTGGATGGAACGTGGGAAATCGTCCGGCTGTATGTCTTGCCGAAATACCAGCAAAACGGAATCGGACGCCGGCTGATCCGCGAACTGGAATTGCAAGGGGCGTCTCCGATTGAAGTGTATGTTGAATCCCGAAACTATAAAGCCCGTCACTTTTTGACTTCATACGGATTTAAGGAAATCAGCGAGACGACAGAGGAAGTCTTCGGACAGGTGGAACCTGTGACGCGACTACAACGTATATATTAA